In Paroedura picta isolate Pp20150507F chromosome 6, Ppicta_v3.0, whole genome shotgun sequence, one genomic interval encodes:
- the ZFX gene encoding zinc finger X-chromosomal protein isoform X1, whose product MDEDGLELQPHDPHAFFDPTGADGTHLNGDEIVVEIQETVYVSDVEDSDITVHNFVPDDPDSVVIQDVVEDVVIEDVHCPDIMEDTDVSQTVIIPEPVLDTDVTEEVSLAHCTVPDEVLSSEITATAMSVPEHVLTSESVHIPEVGHMEHVVHDQNNVVEAEIVADSLEEDVVSEVLVADCASEAVIDASGIPVGHDDDKGNCEDYLMISLDDAVKTENDSSGEITIKAESESDPCKMDGICPEVIKVYIFKADPGEDDLGGTVDIMESESENDHGEALINQNSSVRIPREKMVYMTVNDSQHEDEDLNVAEIADEVYMEVIVGEEDAAAAHEQQIDDSEIKSFMPIAWAAAYGNNTDAVENRNGTASALLHIDESPGLGRLAKQKPKKRRRLESRQYQTAIIIGPDGHPLTVYPCMICGKKFKSRGFLKRHMKNHPEHLLAKKKYRCTDCDYTTNKKLSLHNHLESHKLTNKTEKLIECDECGKSFSHAGALFTHKIMHRDKAANKMYKCKFCEYETAEQGLLNRHLLAVHSKNFPHICVECGKGFRHPSELKKHMRIHTGEKPYQCQYCEYRSADSSNLKTHVKTRHSKEMPFKCDICFQIFSDTKELQQHIIMHQESKTHQCLHCDHKSSNSSDLKRHIISVHTKEYPHKCDMCDKGFHRPSELKKHVAVHKGKKLHQCRHCDFKIADPFVLSRHILSVHTKDLPFRCKRCKKGFKLQIELKKHMKTHSGRKVYQCEYCEYSTTDASGFKRHVISIHTKDYPHRCDFCKKGFRRPSEKNQHILRHHKDVGLP is encoded by the exons ATGGATGAAGATGGGCTTGAACTACAGCCACATGATCCACATGCATTTTTTGATCCAACAG GAGCTGATGGAACACATCTGAATGGAGATGAAATTGTAGTAGAAATACAGGAAACTGTTTATGTGTCAGATGTGGAGGATTCTGACATAACCGTTCATAACTTTGTACCTGATGATCCAGATTCTGTAGTTATCCAAGATGTCGTTGAGGACGTTGTTATTGAAGATGTTCACTGTCCAGATATCATGGAGGATACAGATGTATCTCAAACTGTTATTATACCTGAACCAGTGCTGGACACTGATGTCACTGAAGAAGTGTCTTTAGCACACTGCACTGTTCCTGATGAAGTTTTATCCTCTGAGATCACAGCAACAGCAATGTCAGTACCAGAGCATGTACTTACAAGTGAGTCTGTGCACATACCTGAAGTTGGACACATGGAACATGTAGTTCATGATCAGAATAATGTTGTAGAAGCAGAAATAGTTGCAGATTCTCTGGAAGAAGATGTAGTTTCAGAAGTATTAGTAGCAGACTGTGCCTCTGAAGCTGTAATTGATGCCAGTGGAATACCTGTGGGACATGATGATGACAAGGGCAACTGTGAAGATTATCTCATGATTTCAT TGGATGATGCTGTCAAGACAGAAAATGACAGTTCTGGGGAAATAACTATAAAAGCGGAGTCAGAAAGCGATCCTTGTAAAATGGATGGTATTTGTCCAGAGGTCATCAAAGTATATATTTTCAAAGCTGATCCTGGAGAAGATGATTTGG gcgGCACAGTCGACATTATGGAAAGTGAATCCGAAAATGACCATGGGGAGGCACTAATTAATCAAAATAGCAGTGTTCGTATTCCAAGGGAAAAAATGGTTTATATGACAGTAAATGATTCTCAGCATGAAGATGAAGATTTAA ATGTTGCAGAAATTGCTGATGAGGTCTATATGGAAGTCATTGTAGGAGAGGAGGATGCTGCAGCTGCTCATGAGCAGCAGATTGATGACAGTGAAATTAAAAGCTTTATGCCAATTGCTTGGGCAGCAGCCTATG gtAATAACACTGATGCAGTTGAAAACCGGAATGGTACAGCAAGTGCCCTCTTGCACATAGATGAATCTCCTGGTCTTGGGAgattagcaaaacaaaaaccaaagaaAAGGCGGAGACTGGAATCTAGACAATACCAAACAG CAATAATAATTGGGCCTGATGGTCATCCTTTGACAGTCTACCCCTGTATGATTTGTGGGAAGAAGTTTAAATCCAGAGGCTTCTTGAAAAGGCACATGAAAAATCACCCTGAGCACCTTCTTGCCAAGAAAAAATACCGATGCACTGACTGTGATTACACTACAAATAAAAAGTTAAGTTTGCATaaccatctggaaagccacaagcTTACCAACAAAACTGAGAAGTTAATTGAATGTGATGAATGTGGGAAAAGTTTCTCGCATGCAGGAGCTTTGTTTACTCACAAAATAATGCACAGGGACAAGGCAGCAAATAAAATGTACAAGTGCAAATTTTGTGAGTATGAGACAGCAGAACAGGGATTATTGAATCGTCATCTCCTAGCTGTACACAGCAAAAACTTTCCTCATATTTGCGTGGAATGTGGCAAAGGATTTCGGCATCCATCAGAGCTCAAGAAACACATGCGAATCCACACTGGTGAAAAACCCTACCAGTGCCAGTACTGCGAGTACAGGTCTGCTGACTCTTCCAACCTGAAAACTCATGTAAAGACTAGACACAGTAAGGAAATGCCTTTCAAATGTGACATTTGTTTTCAGATATTTTCAGATACCAAAGAGCTGCAACAGCACATCATTATGCATCAAGAAAGCAAAACACACCAATGTCTGCACTGTGACCACAAAAGCTCAAACTCAAGTGACTTGAAACGGCACATAATTTCCGTTCACACAAAAGAGTACCCCCATAAGTGTGACATGTGTGACAAAGGTTTTCATAGGCCATCAGAACTGAAAAAGCACGTTGCTGTGCACAAAGGCAAAAAATTGCACCAGTGCAGACATTGTGACTTTAAGATTGCAGATCCGTTTGTGCTAAGCCGCCATATTCTCTCAGTTCACACAAAAGATCTTCCGTTCAGGTGCAAGAGATGCAAGAAGGGGTTCAAACTACAAATAGAACTCAAAAAACACATGAAAACACACAGTGGTAGAAAAGTTTATCAGTGTGAGTACTGTGAGTATAGCACTACAGATGCCTCAGGTTTCAAACGGCATGTTATATCCATTCATACAAAAGACTACCCGCATCGATGTGACTTCTGTAAGAAAGGTTTCCGAAGACCCTCGGAGAAGAACCAACACATTCTGAGGCACCATAAAGATGTTGGTTTGCCATGA
- the ZFX gene encoding zinc finger X-chromosomal protein isoform X2 — translation MDEDGLELQPHDPHAFFDPTADGTHLNGDEIVVEIQETVYVSDVEDSDITVHNFVPDDPDSVVIQDVVEDVVIEDVHCPDIMEDTDVSQTVIIPEPVLDTDVTEEVSLAHCTVPDEVLSSEITATAMSVPEHVLTSESVHIPEVGHMEHVVHDQNNVVEAEIVADSLEEDVVSEVLVADCASEAVIDASGIPVGHDDDKGNCEDYLMISLDDAVKTENDSSGEITIKAESESDPCKMDGICPEVIKVYIFKADPGEDDLGGTVDIMESESENDHGEALINQNSSVRIPREKMVYMTVNDSQHEDEDLNVAEIADEVYMEVIVGEEDAAAAHEQQIDDSEIKSFMPIAWAAAYGNNTDAVENRNGTASALLHIDESPGLGRLAKQKPKKRRRLESRQYQTAIIIGPDGHPLTVYPCMICGKKFKSRGFLKRHMKNHPEHLLAKKKYRCTDCDYTTNKKLSLHNHLESHKLTNKTEKLIECDECGKSFSHAGALFTHKIMHRDKAANKMYKCKFCEYETAEQGLLNRHLLAVHSKNFPHICVECGKGFRHPSELKKHMRIHTGEKPYQCQYCEYRSADSSNLKTHVKTRHSKEMPFKCDICFQIFSDTKELQQHIIMHQESKTHQCLHCDHKSSNSSDLKRHIISVHTKEYPHKCDMCDKGFHRPSELKKHVAVHKGKKLHQCRHCDFKIADPFVLSRHILSVHTKDLPFRCKRCKKGFKLQIELKKHMKTHSGRKVYQCEYCEYSTTDASGFKRHVISIHTKDYPHRCDFCKKGFRRPSEKNQHILRHHKDVGLP, via the exons ATGGATGAAGATGGGCTTGAACTACAGCCACATGATCCACATGCATTTTTTGATCCAACAG CTGATGGAACACATCTGAATGGAGATGAAATTGTAGTAGAAATACAGGAAACTGTTTATGTGTCAGATGTGGAGGATTCTGACATAACCGTTCATAACTTTGTACCTGATGATCCAGATTCTGTAGTTATCCAAGATGTCGTTGAGGACGTTGTTATTGAAGATGTTCACTGTCCAGATATCATGGAGGATACAGATGTATCTCAAACTGTTATTATACCTGAACCAGTGCTGGACACTGATGTCACTGAAGAAGTGTCTTTAGCACACTGCACTGTTCCTGATGAAGTTTTATCCTCTGAGATCACAGCAACAGCAATGTCAGTACCAGAGCATGTACTTACAAGTGAGTCTGTGCACATACCTGAAGTTGGACACATGGAACATGTAGTTCATGATCAGAATAATGTTGTAGAAGCAGAAATAGTTGCAGATTCTCTGGAAGAAGATGTAGTTTCAGAAGTATTAGTAGCAGACTGTGCCTCTGAAGCTGTAATTGATGCCAGTGGAATACCTGTGGGACATGATGATGACAAGGGCAACTGTGAAGATTATCTCATGATTTCAT TGGATGATGCTGTCAAGACAGAAAATGACAGTTCTGGGGAAATAACTATAAAAGCGGAGTCAGAAAGCGATCCTTGTAAAATGGATGGTATTTGTCCAGAGGTCATCAAAGTATATATTTTCAAAGCTGATCCTGGAGAAGATGATTTGG gcgGCACAGTCGACATTATGGAAAGTGAATCCGAAAATGACCATGGGGAGGCACTAATTAATCAAAATAGCAGTGTTCGTATTCCAAGGGAAAAAATGGTTTATATGACAGTAAATGATTCTCAGCATGAAGATGAAGATTTAA ATGTTGCAGAAATTGCTGATGAGGTCTATATGGAAGTCATTGTAGGAGAGGAGGATGCTGCAGCTGCTCATGAGCAGCAGATTGATGACAGTGAAATTAAAAGCTTTATGCCAATTGCTTGGGCAGCAGCCTATG gtAATAACACTGATGCAGTTGAAAACCGGAATGGTACAGCAAGTGCCCTCTTGCACATAGATGAATCTCCTGGTCTTGGGAgattagcaaaacaaaaaccaaagaaAAGGCGGAGACTGGAATCTAGACAATACCAAACAG CAATAATAATTGGGCCTGATGGTCATCCTTTGACAGTCTACCCCTGTATGATTTGTGGGAAGAAGTTTAAATCCAGAGGCTTCTTGAAAAGGCACATGAAAAATCACCCTGAGCACCTTCTTGCCAAGAAAAAATACCGATGCACTGACTGTGATTACACTACAAATAAAAAGTTAAGTTTGCATaaccatctggaaagccacaagcTTACCAACAAAACTGAGAAGTTAATTGAATGTGATGAATGTGGGAAAAGTTTCTCGCATGCAGGAGCTTTGTTTACTCACAAAATAATGCACAGGGACAAGGCAGCAAATAAAATGTACAAGTGCAAATTTTGTGAGTATGAGACAGCAGAACAGGGATTATTGAATCGTCATCTCCTAGCTGTACACAGCAAAAACTTTCCTCATATTTGCGTGGAATGTGGCAAAGGATTTCGGCATCCATCAGAGCTCAAGAAACACATGCGAATCCACACTGGTGAAAAACCCTACCAGTGCCAGTACTGCGAGTACAGGTCTGCTGACTCTTCCAACCTGAAAACTCATGTAAAGACTAGACACAGTAAGGAAATGCCTTTCAAATGTGACATTTGTTTTCAGATATTTTCAGATACCAAAGAGCTGCAACAGCACATCATTATGCATCAAGAAAGCAAAACACACCAATGTCTGCACTGTGACCACAAAAGCTCAAACTCAAGTGACTTGAAACGGCACATAATTTCCGTTCACACAAAAGAGTACCCCCATAAGTGTGACATGTGTGACAAAGGTTTTCATAGGCCATCAGAACTGAAAAAGCACGTTGCTGTGCACAAAGGCAAAAAATTGCACCAGTGCAGACATTGTGACTTTAAGATTGCAGATCCGTTTGTGCTAAGCCGCCATATTCTCTCAGTTCACACAAAAGATCTTCCGTTCAGGTGCAAGAGATGCAAGAAGGGGTTCAAACTACAAATAGAACTCAAAAAACACATGAAAACACACAGTGGTAGAAAAGTTTATCAGTGTGAGTACTGTGAGTATAGCACTACAGATGCCTCAGGTTTCAAACGGCATGTTATATCCATTCATACAAAAGACTACCCGCATCGATGTGACTTCTGTAAGAAAGGTTTCCGAAGACCCTCGGAGAAGAACCAACACATTCTGAGGCACCATAAAGATGTTGGTTTGCCATGA
- the EIF2S3 gene encoding eukaryotic translation initiation factor 2 subunit 3: MAGDEAGVTLGQPHLSRQDLSTLNVAKLTPLSPEVISRQATINIGTIGHVAHGKSTVVKAISGVHTVRFKNELERNITIKLGYANAKIYELDDPSCSRPECYRSCGSSTPDEFPTDIPGTKGNFKLVRHVSFVDCPGHDILMATMLNGAAVMDAALLLIAGNESCPQPQTSEHLAAIEIMKLKHILILQNKIDLVKESQAKEQYEQILAFVQGTVAEGAPIIPISAQLKYNIEVVCEYIVKKIPVPIRDFSSEPRLIVIRSFDVNKPGCEVDDLKGGVAGGSILKGVLKVGQELEVRPGIVSKDSEGKLMCKPIFSKIVSLFAEHNDLQYAVPGGLIGVGTKIDPTLCRADRMVGQVLGAVGALPEIFTELEISYFLLRRLLGVRTEGDKKAAKVQKLSKNEVLMVNIGSLSTGGRVSAVKADLGKIVLTNPVCTEVGEKIALSRRVEKHWRLIGWGQIRRGVTIKPTVDDD, encoded by the exons gTACGATTGGTCATGTAGCTCATGGAAAGTCAACTGTAGTAAAAGCTATTTCTGGAGTTCATACTGTTAGATTCAAAAATGAACTGGAAAGAAATATCACTATCAAGCTGGGCTATGCCAATGCTAAG ATTTATGAACTTGATGATCCAAGTTGTTCTCGGCCAGAGTGTTACCGGTCCTGTGGGAGCAGTACGCCTGATGAATTCCCTACAGACATTCCTGGGACCAAGGGGAATTTTAAACTAGTCAG GCATGTCTCCTTTGTGGATTGTCCTGGCCATGATATCTTGATGGCTACAATGTTGAATGGAGCAGCCGTCATGGATGCAGCTCTTCTGTTAATAG CTGGCAATGAGTCGTGTCCTCAACCCCAGACCTCAGAACATTTAGCTGCTATAGAAATTATGAAACTGAAACACATTCTAATTCTACAAAATAAGATTGATTTGGTAAAAGAGAGCCAAGCCAAGGAACAGTATGAGCAAATTCTAGCATTTGTACAAG GTACTGTTGCAGAAGGAGCCCCAATTATTCCAATCTCGGCACAGCTAAAATACAACATAGAAGTTGTTTGTGAATACATAGTAAAGAAAATTCCAGTGCCCATAAGAGACTTCTCGTCAGAACCAAGGCTTATTG TTATTAGATCTTTTGATGTCAACAAGCCTGGATGTGAAGTTGATGACCTGAAGGGGGGCGTAGCTGGAGGTAGTATTCTAAAAGGCGTATTGAAG GTAGGCCAGGAGCTTGAAGTGAGACCCGGAATTGTCTCAAAAGACAGTGAAGGAAAACTTATGTGCAAGCCCATATTTTCCAAAATTGTGTCATTGTTTGCAGAACACAATGATCTGCAATATGCCGTACCAGGAGGCCTTATTG gtgttgGTACCAAGATTGATCCAACTTTGTGCCGAGCTGATAGAATGGTAGGACAAGTTCTTGGTGCAGTTGGAGCACTCCCTGAAATATTCACAGAGCTTGAAATCTCCTACTTCTTGCTTAGGCGACTATTAGGTGTCCGTACTGAAGGAGACAAGAAAGCTGCAAAG GTGCAAAAGCTATCGAAGAATGAAGTCCTAATGGTAAACATAGGGTCGCTGTCTACCGGGGGACGGGTCAGTGCAGTGAAGGCTGACTTGGGTAAAATAGTGCTAACAAACCCTGTATGCACAGAAGTAGGAGAAAAAATTGCCCTTAGTCGAAGAGTTGAGAAACACTGGCG TTTAATTGGCTGGGGACAGATTAGGAGAGGAGTGACAATCAAGCCCACTGTGGATGATGACTGA